The DNA window CACATCTGCGTTCCTTGTGCAGTAATTGCATATGCATAGAACTGGTTTGTTGCTGTGAAAAGAGGAGTCAGCAGATCTGAACTGAGAATCACATTCACCAGCCTATCTGAAAGACTTTTTATCAGCTAGGACAGCCAGAAATGGAGTTAGGATGCAGCAAGGAACCTGCCCGGGAGAGATCCAAACACTATCACATGCAAGCAATATACTTATAAATGTACCCATAGTCTGGACtgtgtctctccctcccactcccaTCTTTCCCCAATTAGAGAAGCTTGTGTTTACAAGAGAAACCCAAAGTACCGTCTGGTAATAACTAGtaaaaacatttctcttggaATAAGACCACTTGAAGGCCCTTATTCCATCTACCTaacttgtttgtttttgttttaaatatatatatatatttacaaccattttgtttttaaaatatttcattCCAATTTCTGAttcatttattatatattttttgcacATGCTAAGAGCACTGAATAAAAAAGTTTGTCTGCCTTCTTAAAAGTTGTGTTTCCTTTTCTTTCCCAAGGACATACAACGCTGCTCATGGAGTTGTGACTGGGAGCAGCTACACACCTTCCTATCACAAGTAGCATTATAGGGGCCTCCAACAGGTGGAGACAGTGAGTCGATGCAAAGGCTCATCAATGGACTCCAAAGAATGGACCGCATGTTTTCACTGTCCATACTAATTTGAAATCATCCCATTTCcacatttttatattttcattaaTATTGAAAATTCCCAAATAGTTTAATATCTATGTAATTTCCCATCTTTGGCCAACTTTCATAGACTGTAAAACTTCTAGAATTTGCCATATGTAATGCCTGAATCGGCCACTGGGCGTTGCCATTGCAATGAGAGATGAGAAACTCTCCCCCAGGGACTGTGACAGTCGGTTCTACAGCACTCTTAGCCCTGGCTGGCTCAAGCAGCAGAAGCTGGGCCTGGGGATCATTTTCatgtccttgcatttcttaatAACTTTTTACAGTATCTAAAGTATGAATCAAACTCAGCTCTTCATCATGGTATTGCTATGGCCTATTCATGGCTACTTCTGTGTTAGTGATAGTCtggttttatttgggggggggaggaaatctcATGGTGTTCATCTCAATTTATTCAATTAGATGCCTCCAGGGCTGAATTTCTAAGGGGAAAAATCCTTTATTATTTTTTCTCCATTATCTTCTGCCTTCCTTCCTAACTTCTCACTTGTCTCTTCAGTCCCTAATACTGATGTCacactcttttattttttttttttttggtttctcaCTGCTCTGCCTGTGAATCTGCTTTTCATCATTCTTCGCACAACCTTATCCGTGCTTTTTCATACTGCAGCTGTTCTTTCTTGTGGTCTCTCCGAAGCCCAAATTGTCCCTCATCCTATGCAGAATGCTGCTGCTTAtattctctctccttccacagTCCCTCCGAGACCCCTCACTGCTGCCCTGCCACATTCAGAATCCAGTTTGAAATCGCAGCACTTGGTATTTTTCAATTCTTTCACTGACCTCCATATGCTATTTGTCATTGTCTCTGACCCTGAGGGCTTCTAATGCTTGGCCTCTGTCTATACAAGGCTACTGAGAGATGTTTATCTATTGCCACATTTGGTGTGTCAGCAATGATCACAAGTGTCTCTTTTTGTGGCcagctctctctcactctctctctactGTCTCAAGTTTCACCTCTTCTCCTTTGCTTAAGAATCGTACTAATCTTACTCTACTGAAGTATAATTAGTGTGCCTTATATATATGCACTGTATGTGACAGCTATGTAAttactgtattttattatctAACTATAAATCTCTTTCATATAAACAATCTACACAAAAAGTTGGGAGAAACCAAAGAGATTAAAGACTCACAAATAATTAAGTGCTGCTTTTTTATgagtgaaatattttttttcaagataACGAGTTTGCAGACTTGGCCGATATTGGTCTGTGCACCTACTAACTGAGACCTCAGACTTGGCCCCCACTGGCCTCTGTACCCATTGCTCAGGGCTCAGACTTTGGTCCCCCATTGGACCCTGCTCCTATTGCCAAGATCTTAGACTTGACCTTCGTTGACACCAGCATCCACTGCTGAGGTCTCCTGACTAGATCCTCATTAGTCCTGCACCTGCTACTTAGCTCTTGCACCCACTGCTGAGGTCTGAGACTAGACCTCCCTTGCTCTTTCCGTTCTCTACTGAAGTCTCAGACTTGGCCTATATCAGTGTCTTCAACTACACCCAAGGTTATGGTGCTACTGAGCAACCCTACTGCTAAACTATTCTGACATCTTTTCTGCATTTGCCTGCAGCGGATTTTCTGTGGAGAAGGACAGAACCCAGCAGATTAAGGACTGGATGTAGCATATCACTCTGTATGTTGGTCATGAGCATCCACGACCTCTGGGATCCGCAATAGCTTCCATTCAGGATTCTGAACCATGCAGCAGTATAAGAATCCTGTCCAGCTGAATAATACATGGTGTAGGAGGTTGCCCTCGAGCTGAGACTAAAGAAATACTGATAGCGTTCCTCCAGCAGTGAGAGTAGTGCATGATACAGAGGGAGCGAAGGTTGACTTGGCTCGGAGATGAGTTATATCTCTTCCTCCTCGTTGGCCTTGCTCCATCGGTGGCAGCAGTTCGCAGTGATGCCCAGGAGAAAGTTAGTCGCTACAGATGCAATGGAGACCACAAATCCCACAAAGGCAATAAAGAGGTAATCGTCCAGCGTAAGGGTTAAGTGGCAAGCCTTGAAGCTCTCCTCGGTCAGTGAGAAGAGTAGTACACCATCTACTTCTGGTGGGCCCCAGCATTTGGCACGCTGTACATCTGGAAGAGAAAAAAGACATAAGTGAGTGACGAATACAGAAGTCAGGGGAATGAGGGATCCTTAAACAGACCAACTACATCAGGGCTTCCTACATCTGTACTAGTAATGCtgaatctagttgggtttttcaggatattacattacattacattgatgccttctatcccgccaatacctttcagttctaggcagttcacaatgaataggcaataggcatgagatagatttctATATGCTACAGCTCTACCAATATATGCATTTAATGTGACTATCCTGCAAAACTGATGGGTGGGAGAGGCAGtaagatagaaacatgacagcagataaaggccaaatggcccatctagtctgcccatccgcagtgctcattatatagaaacatgacagcaggaTAGGCTTGGAAAGTTCTCCCCTCTCCTAATCAACGCCCATTGGTTGCCAATCCAACATAGGATTAACTATAAAATTtcacttttaacatttacaaccaGACTGTATaaccaacctgattttattaatagCCTTTTAATCCCGTATGTTACGTCAAAATCCCTCCGCTCaacttctcaaaatcttttagttataccttctttaaaatcaattaatactttacgcaccaacaattttgctgttactgctccttctctctggaatttattgcctatATATCTTCGTAACGAatcagatataaaacaatttaaaacaggactaaagacatttttattccgagACGCTTTTGGTTaaaatgcccttttaagggcCAAGTTTATAATTAAATcttaatttttattaataattttttaccTAACTTATTGTTTTAGCCATTTATATTTTGCCTAtcctatatcaattgtagttcttccccatccgTCCCTTTGTTGCCGTATGTCTGTGCAAGTCACGtgttttccctgttttaatatacATCTCAATATAACTGTATAACTGGTggaatgtttttatgtaattttattatgttaaccgcttagaaattagattaagcggtcaaacaaatattttaataaacttgaaacttgaactaaaTAGAAGAACATGAACTAGAGTTTTGTGGTCCTCTGTAATGAACTCTGGGTATAGAATCTAGAAGAAAGAAAATAACCTGGGCTGGATTTCTCTCCCTGAAATAGGCTCCTAAATTTTGCCTTTTTTTATTAGTAGCATAGAAGTTCAGAAGCTGATAATTACCAGCTACACATGTTTGAATGTTGGTCCGCAGCCACTTCAATAGGGGCTCCATAGTGCATCCGCAAATCCAAGGGTTACCTCCAAGTCGTAGAATCACCAGGCCAGATAGGTCCTCTAAGGCCTCCAGTCCCAGGAAAGATAGACTTCCATAGCTCAAGTCCAAGTGCCTGAGCTGAAACAGCCCACGGAATGCCAGTGGATGGATCTTCCTCAGTCCAGGGTTGTAACTCAGGTTCACCTGCACCAAGTCATGAGCCATCTGAAACATATCAGCTGGCAAATGACTAAGGTTGTTGTAGCTTAGGTCTAGGTGAAGAAGCTTCTTAGCGTTGATGAAGAGTCTCTTAGGAAGCTCTGACAGGGAATTATTGTGTAGGTCCAGGATCTGGAGCTCTGTATAGCAGGACAAATACCCTGGTGGAATGTTGGCAATACGATTGTGGGCCAGGCTGAGGTTTCTAATGTCTAGAAGCAGATCAGGTGGAACAGAGAAGAGCCTCTGGTTACTGCAGTCCACCATCTGGTTTTGGCAGGTGCAGAGAACGGGGCAACTTTTGATGCCAGAGAGCAGAGCCGCGGTCATCAGGAGGAAGGTAATCAGAATCatactgaagaaaaaaataagaaaccaTCTACTAAAAACAATACAGTCCTCTGGTCCTGTCAAGCAGTGGTGGGTGTTGTATGTCAAAAGAGTTACAGGGCTGAAGCACCCTCAGATTAGACAACTACATCTTGGTATAAAGATCAATCGATTAACAATGACTTTCAACTCTTGAGAATTTTTTTTGTGGATTTCTAAGAATAACCAATATAAATTCAGATCTTCAGTTTTCAAGGGGGACGTACTTGTGACTCCTCCAAAGCTTTACAGATCTAAGTGTCTCTCCACTTCCGTTGGTTTCCCAAGGTCTGGGAATTTGAATTGAGGGTTACTTACGGATCAAATCAAGCAAATATTTCAAGGCCCCATGCTACCCGTTTTATCTTACAGTAGGTGTAATAGGTATACAATAGAGAAAGTTATGGATGTTTAGGGAGGTAAATGCACGTGTCCATTATCCTGGTAGTTACGTACAAGCCATCTTTGCAGACTTCAAAGTGAATTATGAAAAATAGAGCAACTTCATGTTTGGATTTGAGGGCTCACTAAAAATAACAGCCCTGGGGGTCTTTTACCATATTTAGTTtatgaggatttttttttaaaggcttggAGTTGCATGCTTCAGAGGTAAATGTCAACCATGATGTATAACCATTTTGACTTAATTCACAAATAACACAAATTAATTATTCACAAATTAATTATGACAAATAGAATTTCATGGGCCCAGATACTTTAAAGTGTTTCAGAAATGGTCCCACAGGATGCAAAATGGACGATGTGAAAGATCAGAAACAATTCATTAGTGAACTCTCCTAGGATTGATTTTTTGAGTCAGTAGTTAATATCAGATGTTCTCCTGAGACGCAGGTCTTTTGTCTCATGTGTGGAGTGGGCTGGCATCAAGAATTGCTTTTATTTGCAGAAGTGTCCTTTCATCCCAAGCAGTGTGAACTCTTGTCCAGATCAGAAAGGACTGCCAAAGTATCTTTGTGTGTGATCTCCCCAAATCCCTGAAAAGCCAAGATTATAAAATGATTTATATAAAGCTTTTATCTTTTACCAAGGAAGGGGCTGACTAGAAGAAATAACATGTGGAAAATGCTCTAAGCCGAGTAAAGAATCCTTGGGACAACGCAGAAAACCACTGGAATGGCATCACTCCTGACACAGCAGAGCTATCACTTCCTGCTCTCCACACTGAATGCTTTTAATTGAATGGCATGGTGCTGGACATATGTAGGCTTTGCATGGACCAATTTGGGGCATGCTCCAGCAGCTTCACAAATGttgataaagaaaataaataatttatggtAGTCTTTATTTTGGTCAGCCATAGCTCTCCTGAGAACATCTATCTTCTTGATGTTCCAATTTTGCAGGCAGTGTAGGTTTTATTTATTGCTTGATAATACCCTTCAGAGGTCTCTCAAGACAGAAGAAGCTAGAGAGATGGATTGTTCCACATAGTTGTACTTAAATGCTGTTGGCATCTGGTGTCTGTCAGGAAAGCTCGTTCTCTGTTTTCCTGTTTGGAGAGGAGCAGCCTGAGTAGATCCTGCTGGGTCTCCCTGCCAACAAAAATACAGGGCGTCAAAGAAAAAGTCAACTCATGGATTGGCCAACAAACCTCTTTtgatttgtctgtctttctgcccctctttctctctccctacatctcattttttctctctcccttctatcaTTCTGCTTAAAGTAGTGTTCACTCTACCTCTTCCCTTGTTTCCTCTTGCCAGCAGTCTCAATCTTTCTGTTTAAGGGCTTTCTGAGAAATGCTGATGAGTAACAGTCAAAAATCCCAGACAAAATTTCCGCCACCCTACTTCAAGAACCCTAAGATCCACATATCAGCAACTTACAATCCCCTCCTTAAAGGTCATAAATACGAGACGAACCAAAATCTTTTCAGTAACAGCCCCCCAGCCATGGAATCATTTACCTAACCATCTTAGAGAAGAAACCTTAGTAGATAGGTTTAAAAGTTCTCTCAAAAGCTTCCTTTTTACTGTATAATCACATTATTTGTGACTCTCAGAAATAAGCCATTTCTGGCTGCCTGAGACCCCATCCCTCAATGTTTTTCCCTTACtcgttctttttaaaaaaaatgaaattgtggttCTACCCCTTTACCCTAACGTCTAGTTAGTAACGTTCAATGTCTGCCTATTATATGTCTCTATTTGCCCATTTTAtaagtgtacatcgctttgaaatgtTTATATAAGCATTTTATccaattttaaataaaacctaGAAACTTGGAGAGAGGCAGCCAGAAAATCTTTGGTCCTGATTTTCAGACCGCCACCTCACGTGGCCAGTGGCAAACATGGATATTTAATGTTGGGGCCATATTTGGCCaccggcactgaatttccaggttagGTTAAATTTTGGTGCTGTGGACTTAGCCAGCCAAGCTGATATTCATTGGCTGGTTTAATCCTACATTgcaccaagtacaaaataagtacctgtatatatgtaaactgctttgaatgcgGTACACGAGTCCCATCCCCTTCCCCTAAGgcctagtggccaaagatagacctgctttttagatGGGACTATCTGGCTGCTAGACTTAGCTGGCaccagtggcttagcgagggttGGAGGCGCCCCTGTGCCCTACGTGCCGCCCTCCACACCACATTCATGCCCTCCTTTCCGAAccccgtatctctttaaatcttcaccagcgcgagcagcttctatGACCTCTATTCGcactggtgttggctttccctctgacatcacttcctggctccgcgacccagaagtgatttcagaggcagTCAGGCCGGCGttagcagcaggccagagtagttgctcacgctTATGAAGAttcaaagaggtacaggggggtggtgggaaagggagggcgtgagcatggcaaggggggggtggagaggtgccggtgctcccaccaaaatggcacccggggcggtcttccccccacccccctttactacaccactggcagTAATTGGCTATGTCATGCAACAGAGCAGGTAAATCTTCTAAATGGGATATTCGGCGAGATATTCggccagctgaatatcagtggttagTTGGCTTAGCGGTTCTTAGCCAGCTGGGATCCATTCCTGGTCAGCTTACTGCTGAAAAATGATCGATTTGTTTCATtgtattcctttttttttgttttaaaatgaatgtCATGCTATATGCataaagggccagattcagtaaatagtgACAAAAATTAGGTGCCAGGAAAAATCTAGGTTGGAAcgctctttatagaataatgcctagCGGGAATTCTCATGCCTAACTTTTGAGTGTGAGAAGCTACACCAGGagaataaaatctttgaactaaaaaaaaaaaaggtggcaaGTGGATGTATGTGTGTGCACACGCTTGTCATGTAAATAAGGTGGAAGTCTAAAGGAAGATGCACAGGGTTGTACACACCATTGGGGGGGTACACTGAAGAAAGGCAGATGGTACATGTGTCatatgggggggggagttggagaaaggtgggataagaggaaatattttttcactcaacaaatagttaaactctggaacttgttggAGGATATGTGGTTACGGCGGTTAGCAGACCTGGGTTAAAAAAACCCAGTTTGGATAAGTttttggaagaaaagtccataggctgctattgagacatgggagaagccactgcttgccctgggatcggtggcatggaatgctgctactctttggatttctgccaggtacttgggacctgggttggccactgttgaaaacaggatactgggcttgatggaccttcggtctgtcccagtatgacaattcttatgttcttacgtatagggcagtcaagccattgtgacctcactgatgaggttggctcttaggcattggttgaatgaggctttatgacatcacaatctcagctctggaatgttgctactctttgggtttctgccaggtacttgggacctgggttggccactgttggaaacaggatgctgggcttgatggaccttcagtctgtcccagtattgcacttcttatgtttttaagtgctccctttctccatctctctgatataagaacataagaatttgcctccgctgggtcagaccagaggtccatcgcgcccagcagtccgcacccgcggcggcccatcaggtccatgacctgtcatgttatcttgatttagccctatggcccccttgttttcatctatactctttccatactcttatctacccctatctgtatccctcaatccccctatccttcaggaatccatccaatccctctttgaatccccgtagcgtactctgcccgaccacttcctccgggagcgcgttccatgtgtccacaaccctctgtgtgaagaagaacctcctggcattggttctaaacttctccccttctcCCATTCCACACCTCCTACAACATTCCTGATTTAACAGCTCTATTTCTTATTCATATTATCTCTTTATTAGCAgtagtatttattatttatatttttataacatGAAATTAAAAGTTATTAATCTTCTTCCTGAAGACAAAATAATTTGTTTCCTGGGCCGCTAGAGGAAAAACACAACCTGATCAAGCTTCAGGACTAGACTGATCCCTCAGTAGAGATACCAGGCAAGAATGTGGTTGTTTACCAAGGGCATACCATGTCATATGATATCCCAAGTAAGCCAACACAAGGCCCCTAAGCACCCAAAAGGCTAATATCAATGTCTTAAAATTCTGCTCTTTCCAGCACAGGAAGAAAACAGCTTAAAATGCAGCCACCAAACACGTGTCAAAAGGAAGCTGACAGAGATgcgaacataagaagataagaataacTGTCCTgggttagaccaaaggtccatctagcgcagcatcctgtttccaacagcggccgAGTCAGATCACAAGCGCCTGGCACGATCCCAAAAAAAGAGCTAGATTCCATGTTACCAAACCCCCAGGGacagcagtggctttcctcaagTCCACCTTAGCAGTAGTtaatggacttttctttcagCAATTTGtccagacttttaaaaaaatacccAGCTGCATTAAcaagtttattttgtttttacaaTATCCTCTTGcagagttccaaagcttaactatctccccctttttactaaaccgcgatagcggttattagcgcagggagccgtgctgaatgctccacgctgctcccgatgctcataggaaggaGCCGCGCTGATTGCTCCACGCTGCTCTCAgtgctctatgagcgtcgggagcagtgcggagcattcctGCGCTAATAACAGCTATCGtggttgagtgaaaaaatattttctcctgtttgttttaaatgtactacttcgTAACTTCATAGcgttaaatcggctagcgtgccttagtaaaactAGTCTTTCTatgttttgaaagagtaaacaattgattTGAATTTacctctaccatatctcccctcagcctgtctcttctccaagatgaagagccccaacctctttgaCCTCTCCTCATATGAGTCATTTCATcctcttaatcattttggttgtcATTCTTTGTAACTtttcctaattctgctatatttcttttgagatgtggtgactagAATTGCAGAGAATATTCAAAGGTGTAATCACACCATGGAGTgttataacatttttttaaaaaattctttattcctttcctAGTAATTCCTGGCATTCTATAGCTATAATTGGGCTgttcttcccaatgtgaatcactttgcacctgtccacattaaatttcttctgccatttggatgcccagtcttccagtttctcaagatcctcttgcaatttctcACAATACACATGCTatgtaacaactttgaataatttttggTCATTGACAAATTTGATTACTTCACTTGCTGCCATTtctacatggaatgcgcttccggaggctgtggtaggcaggagcacgttacagggcttcaaagaaggtttggataggttcctagaggacaaagggattgaggggtacagataggagtagaggtaggttatagaaatagtcagggaccaatgctcaggcaataggcctgatgggaccgctgggcgagatggacctctgttctgcctcagcggaggcaacttcttatgttcttatttataaatgtttaaaagaaaCCAAAAATAAAACCTACTGGtttcagtacagatccctgtgataCTCCAGAAGGTAGAGGCAATATTTGAAAGGAATATGCCTATTGAACTAAGCAGTTACCTGGGAAAAATTATCCAGGCTGAAAATGTCTTTCTAGTTCTACTCAGTGGTTAATAGTACAAATTCAAGTTTCACAGTACATGTACTTATAGATGCAGGGAAAAGAGACAGGACAGGAACAGACTGGTAGAGACAGCAGAGTACATAGGGTACTCCGATTCGGAAATCCCCACTTCGGCTTTGTCCCTGTAGCCAATCATGTGACACACTCTTATTGAGCAAGTAAAGGGGCTGAGAGATTGTAAGAGAGCCTTCAACGGGAGCATAACCTACACACACACCCCTGAGTGAGAGAAGGAGTTCAAAGAATGTGAGCGTATGAAGGTGAGACATCATTGAAAGGAGTGTGATATATTCCTAATGAGCGAGAGAAGGGGGCTCATACAGGGTGAGAGTGAGAAAAccttcaaatgagtatgatacacTCCTAATGAGTGAGTGAAGGGGCTCACAGAGTGAAAGTATAAAAGTGAGAGCCTTGAGTTAAATGTGAAGGTGCTGAAATTGGAGGGCTCTCTCAATCTCACACACTCATACTTTGgggtagattcactaacctgcccgatcatgaccgatccgggcaggtccgatggattcagaAAGCTGTAATAgtctaatgggggcgatcggaggaatgcccccatctgctgaCACGGATCACTAGTgcgcgatcccgacgcatgcgcagaccatctgtaagacCCGTCTGAGCTgcgacttttttatttttatttttttaatactctacattttagcccagcgagcccttggtttaaacctgtgggttaaaatcacgggctcgctGTGCGGAGAAGGGCAGCAGAGATTcgggggagagcagggcggcaagcaggagagattcggggcagcagagagcagggcggcaatggagctggagagtcagaaaggatGTTTGTGGCTGGTCGCTTCTTGGGTGAGCCCAGCCAGATCACga is part of the Geotrypetes seraphini chromosome 14, aGeoSer1.1, whole genome shotgun sequence genome and encodes:
- the LRRC55 gene encoding leucine-rich repeat-containing protein 55; translation: MILITFLLMTAALLSGIKSCPVLCTCQNQMVDCSNQRLFSVPPDLLLDIRNLSLAHNRIANIPPGYLSCYTELQILDLHNNSLSELPKRLFINAKKLLHLDLSYNNLSHLPADMFQMAHDLVQVNLSYNPGLRKIHPLAFRGLFQLRHLDLSYGSLSFLGLEALEDLSGLVILRLGGNPWICGCTMEPLLKWLRTNIQTCVADVQRAKCWGPPEVDGVLLFSLTEESFKACHLTLTLDDYLFIAFVGFVVSIASVATNFLLGITANCCHRWSKANEEEEI